Proteins encoded in a region of the Gallalistipes aquisgranensis genome:
- a CDS encoding YncE family protein: protein MKNRLTKLLALAVFTSVLAACMDYGERPVERLSADDSPGLFITNEGNFMYGTATLSYYDIGKKQVENNVFIRANGIKLGDVAQSMVVRDGLGYVVVNNSSVIFVIDLKTFKIVNMLKGLISPRYIHFVNDEKAYVTDLYAFAITVFNPKTMEIVKRIRTDIPGKTTPSTEQMVQYKNFVFTNCWSYDNKILIIDTETDTAVDYIEVGKQPTSLVIDKHDKLWTITDGGYAGSPYGQEAPGLYRVDAETRRVEKVFKFEMGDRGSEICMNEARDSIFFIRSRQETVNGKTESRDHIWKMSVGADDLPDEPFLTNTSTNHWYGLTVDPHTSEVYVADAIDYVQPGVIYRYSARGELLDKFQVGVIPGAFCFNY, encoded by the coding sequence ATGAAAAACAGATTGACAAAATTGCTGGCACTGGCCGTTTTCACCTCGGTACTGGCCGCATGTATGGACTACGGGGAACGCCCCGTCGAACGACTGTCCGCAGACGACTCCCCGGGTCTGTTCATCACCAATGAAGGCAATTTCATGTACGGGACGGCCACCCTCTCCTACTACGACATAGGTAAAAAGCAAGTGGAGAACAACGTCTTCATCCGTGCGAACGGGATCAAACTCGGCGACGTGGCCCAGTCGATGGTCGTCCGGGACGGACTGGGGTACGTGGTGGTGAACAATTCGAGCGTGATTTTCGTCATAGACCTCAAGACGTTCAAGATCGTCAATATGCTCAAGGGCCTCATCTCGCCCCGCTACATCCATTTCGTGAACGACGAGAAAGCTTATGTGACCGATCTTTACGCCTTCGCCATCACGGTATTCAACCCGAAGACGATGGAGATCGTCAAACGGATCAGGACCGACATTCCGGGCAAGACGACACCCTCTACCGAACAGATGGTACAGTACAAAAACTTTGTATTCACCAACTGCTGGTCGTACGACAACAAAATCCTGATTATCGACACGGAAACCGACACGGCGGTCGATTACATCGAAGTCGGCAAACAACCGACCTCGCTGGTCATCGACAAACACGACAAGCTCTGGACGATCACCGACGGAGGATATGCCGGCAGTCCTTACGGGCAAGAGGCCCCGGGACTGTATCGGGTGGATGCGGAGACCCGCCGGGTGGAAAAGGTGTTCAAGTTCGAAATGGGAGACCGCGGATCGGAAATCTGCATGAACGAAGCCCGTGACTCCATTTTCTTTATCCGAAGCCGGCAGGAAACCGTAAACGGAAAGACGGAATCCCGCGACCACATCTGGAAAATGAGCGTCGGAGCGGACGATCTGCCCGACGAACCGTTCCTGACGAACACCAGTACGAACCACTGGTACGGGCTCACCGTAGATCCGCACACGTCGGAAGTTTACGTGGCCGACGCCATAGATTACGTACAGCCGGGAGTGATCTACCGTTACTCGGCCAGGGGAGAACTCCTCGACAAATTCCAGGTCGGGGTCATTCCGGGAGCATTCTGTTTTAACTATTAA
- a CDS encoding Ig-like domain-containing protein, producing the protein MKKIFTALACSVVLFSGCQKEDLELNVTIAMDDEVVATVGQTKQLTATVTPQEVALSAAILWESGDPSIATVNASGLVTALSVGTTVITAKLQNDASVSAQCTLQVVNPGEDPDAIVVFEDSKFETFILLSYDMNEDGKLQASEAKKIVDLNVAMKGFSSLKGIEFFTGLETLYCEYNSLKTLDVTNCPDLRELVCYNNGISSLDVSKNTRLEVLNCNYNSGISELDVTNCPDLRTLECGGNALTELDVTKNPKLERLRADYNRFDHLDVSQNPELRYLDVSYSSYFVSTATQKYNSIGEIDLSNNAKLEYFNGNMCAFKQLDLSANKELRNLRCLRNELTSLDVSNNTKLTTLVCSNNPIGALDITMCPEIDTLWCEDNGLEVLDLTQSRELRWLNCSRNEIGELDFSHTKLCYLLGQENKISRINMGTAVLGTATSPNYLYMKLNDNRIESIDLSNQPHLAWLEIKNNNLSSLDVNACTRLRGILCSDNPQMSEFRFERLGEVWEIRCEGCNLSGELDFSGISGLSKISCQENNLSTLYVWEGFDEDATYFFADHTTGFSGTLKCYVKDDTAVWVVKK; encoded by the coding sequence ATGAAAAAAATCTTTACAGCACTGGCTTGTTCGGTCGTATTGTTCTCCGGCTGCCAGAAAGAGGATCTGGAACTGAACGTCACTATCGCCATGGATGACGAGGTGGTCGCTACGGTTGGGCAGACCAAGCAGTTGACGGCGACGGTCACTCCGCAGGAGGTGGCCCTGTCGGCAGCTATTCTGTGGGAGAGCGGAGACCCGTCGATCGCCACGGTGAATGCAAGCGGTCTGGTAACCGCTCTTTCCGTCGGGACGACCGTCATCACGGCCAAATTGCAGAACGATGCCTCCGTTTCGGCCCAGTGTACCCTGCAGGTGGTGAATCCGGGCGAAGACCCCGATGCCATCGTGGTTTTCGAGGACAGCAAGTTCGAAACCTTCATCCTGCTCAGCTACGACATGAACGAGGATGGCAAGCTGCAGGCTTCGGAGGCGAAAAAGATCGTCGATCTCAACGTTGCCATGAAAGGGTTCAGCTCCCTGAAAGGGATCGAGTTCTTCACCGGTCTCGAAACGTTGTACTGCGAATACAACTCCCTGAAGACGCTGGATGTCACCAATTGTCCCGATTTGCGCGAACTGGTCTGCTACAACAATGGCATCTCTTCGCTCGACGTTTCGAAGAATACCAGGCTGGAGGTACTGAACTGCAATTACAACAGCGGTATTTCCGAACTGGATGTCACCAACTGTCCGGACTTGCGGACGCTGGAGTGCGGGGGGAACGCACTGACCGAATTGGATGTTACGAAAAATCCGAAACTGGAGCGGCTGAGGGCCGATTACAACAGGTTCGACCATCTCGATGTGTCGCAAAACCCGGAGCTCCGTTACCTTGATGTTTCGTACTCGTCCTATTTCGTGAGCACGGCCACTCAGAAGTATAATTCCATCGGCGAAATCGACCTGAGCAACAATGCCAAACTGGAGTATTTCAACGGCAACATGTGTGCCTTCAAACAGTTGGATCTGAGTGCCAACAAGGAACTCCGCAACCTGCGTTGCCTGCGTAACGAGCTGACTTCGCTCGATGTGAGCAACAACACCAAACTGACTACTCTGGTGTGCAGCAACAATCCGATCGGTGCGCTGGACATTACGATGTGTCCCGAGATCGACACGCTCTGGTGCGAGGACAACGGTCTCGAAGTGCTCGATCTGACGCAGTCCCGGGAGCTGAGGTGGTTGAACTGTTCCCGTAACGAGATCGGAGAGCTCGATTTCAGCCATACGAAACTTTGCTATCTGCTCGGGCAGGAGAACAAAATCTCCCGGATCAACATGGGTACCGCTGTGTTGGGAACGGCGACCTCGCCCAATTACCTGTACATGAAACTCAACGACAACCGCATCGAGAGTATAGATCTGAGCAATCAGCCTCATCTGGCCTGGCTGGAGATCAAAAACAACAATCTCTCTTCCCTCGACGTCAATGCCTGCACGCGTCTGCGCGGTATACTCTGTAGCGACAATCCGCAGATGAGCGAATTCCGGTTCGAACGCCTCGGCGAGGTCTGGGAGATACGGTGCGAAGGCTGCAACCTCTCGGGAGAGCTCGATTTTTCGGGTATTTCGGGACTGAGCAAAATATCCTGTCAGGAGAACAACCTTTCCACGCTTTATGTCTGGGAGGGCTTCGACGAAGATGCCACCTATTTTTTTGCCGATCACACCACGGGCTTTTCCGGCACGCTGAAATGTTACGTGAAGGACGATACCGCTGTGTGGGTCGTGAAGAAATAA
- a CDS encoding TonB-dependent receptor encodes MRLSEHDIFRGGVTAVLLLGALHGAYGQKQEKKEADRPVRTIRIEEVSVSTKQKLSEIGATKTVLDTVALRQNVVHSLAEVLAQNTPIFIKSYGRGAMATASFRGTSPSHTQVLWNGMKINSPMLGMVDFSLIPSYFIDDASLLHGAGSVDVAGGGLGGAIVLGTRPAGEEGFGLNFIQGISSFDTYDEFLRLSYGNRKLQSSTRVSYALSDNDFEYTNYNKLNDDLKTHPVEHNKNCSFRDLHIMQELYYTLDPRNKLSAAVWFMDSNRGIPALNVNYQEEDRSSNKQDEATLRAVVGWERLGEKLRLGAKAGYTYSNMVYHSHGSVNEEGGTVAVEQVHSQSVVHTGFLNFSAGYYPSEKIALTAALSANYHAVDSRDKYIYALEKKNYDTMRLEASMLVSAKYRPHPRIGFGIDLREESYGDRMTPLIPAGFLDIVLWPRYNVILKGSVARNYRYPTMNDLYFQPGGNDTLRTEKGYTYEGGIEFGIREKGFQLQGEGTVYNSHINDWILWLPTFKGYWSPINVRKVHSYGVELRGKMNVELGRQWALYMDASWARTRSVNHGTPMGENDQAVGKQLVYVPEYSSTVTGRLSWKGYSLTYKYNYYSERFTTSSNDPGSVYRLGSYYMSDVYLEKGLRFKIADLSLKFCIYNLFNEEYESVLSRPMPQQNYGFFIGIRPNWGKKR; translated from the coding sequence ATGAGACTATCGGAACACGATATTTTTCGGGGAGGAGTGACAGCAGTGCTTCTCTTGGGCGCGCTACACGGCGCCTACGGACAGAAACAGGAAAAGAAGGAGGCGGACCGCCCGGTGCGGACCATCCGGATCGAAGAAGTATCCGTCTCCACGAAACAGAAGCTGTCGGAAATCGGAGCCACCAAAACGGTTCTCGATACCGTCGCCCTGCGGCAGAATGTAGTCCACAGCCTGGCGGAGGTACTGGCCCAGAATACACCGATCTTCATCAAGAGTTACGGTCGGGGAGCCATGGCTACCGCCTCGTTCCGGGGGACCTCACCCTCGCATACGCAGGTTCTGTGGAACGGCATGAAGATCAACTCTCCGATGCTTGGCATGGTAGACTTTTCCCTGATCCCCTCCTATTTCATCGACGACGCCAGCCTGTTGCACGGAGCCGGATCGGTCGACGTGGCCGGAGGCGGATTGGGCGGAGCCATCGTGCTGGGAACCCGTCCGGCAGGCGAAGAAGGGTTCGGGCTGAACTTCATTCAAGGGATCAGCAGTTTCGACACCTACGACGAATTCCTGCGGCTCAGCTACGGAAACAGGAAGCTGCAAAGTTCGACCAGGGTATCCTATGCCCTCTCCGACAATGATTTCGAATACACGAATTACAACAAACTGAACGACGACCTGAAAACCCACCCCGTAGAGCACAATAAAAACTGTTCGTTCCGCGACCTGCACATCATGCAGGAATTGTATTACACCCTCGACCCGCGCAACAAACTGAGTGCCGCAGTCTGGTTCATGGACTCCAACCGGGGCATCCCCGCCCTCAACGTGAACTATCAGGAGGAGGACCGCTCGAGCAACAAACAGGACGAGGCTACGCTGCGCGCGGTCGTAGGATGGGAGCGTCTGGGAGAAAAACTCCGGTTGGGGGCCAAGGCGGGATACACCTACTCCAATATGGTGTACCACAGTCACGGATCGGTCAACGAAGAGGGCGGAACGGTGGCCGTAGAACAGGTTCATTCGCAAAGCGTGGTCCACACGGGGTTTCTGAACTTTTCAGCCGGTTACTATCCGTCGGAAAAGATCGCTCTGACGGCTGCGCTTTCAGCCAACTACCATGCCGTGGACAGCCGGGACAAATACATCTATGCGCTGGAGAAGAAAAACTACGATACGATGCGGCTCGAAGCCTCGATGCTCGTCAGCGCCAAATACCGCCCCCATCCGCGTATCGGTTTCGGAATCGACCTGCGCGAGGAGAGCTACGGCGACCGCATGACGCCCTTGATTCCGGCCGGCTTCCTGGACATTGTGCTATGGCCGCGGTACAATGTGATATTGAAAGGATCGGTGGCCCGTAATTACCGTTACCCCACCATGAACGACCTCTACTTCCAGCCGGGAGGCAACGACACGCTCCGCACGGAAAAGGGATATACGTACGAAGGCGGCATCGAGTTCGGCATCCGAGAAAAAGGATTCCAACTCCAGGGCGAAGGGACGGTCTACAATTCGCACATAAACGACTGGATTCTGTGGCTGCCCACGTTCAAGGGCTACTGGTCGCCGATCAACGTCCGCAAGGTGCACAGCTACGGTGTAGAGCTGCGAGGCAAGATGAATGTCGAACTGGGCCGCCAGTGGGCGCTCTACATGGATGCGAGCTGGGCCCGCACCCGTTCCGTCAACCACGGGACCCCGATGGGAGAAAACGACCAGGCTGTGGGAAAACAACTCGTCTATGTCCCCGAGTACTCCTCTACCGTGACCGGACGGCTGAGTTGGAAAGGCTATTCGCTGACCTACAAATACAACTATTACAGCGAACGGTTCACCACCTCGAGCAACGATCCCGGATCGGTTTACCGGCTCGGTTCCTATTACATGAGCGACGTGTATCTCGAAAAAGGACTTCGTTTCAAAATAGCGGACCTCTCCCTGAAGTTCTGCATTTACAACCTTTTCAACGAAGAGTACGAATCGGTACTCTCCCGCCCCATGCCCCAGCAGAACTACGGTTTCTTCATCGGTATCCGCCCCAACTGGGGGAAAAAGAGATAG
- a CDS encoding 4Fe-4S binding protein: protein MLRKIRITLALVCFVFVTLLFLDFTGTFHAWFGWLAKIQFLPAVLALNVGVVALLAVLTLLFGRVYCSVICPLGVFQDVVSWISGRRKRKKYRFSYSPAKSWLRYGVLALFVCAVAAGVGSFVALLAPYSAYGRIVQNLFAPLYGWGNNLLAYLAERAGSYAFYTTDVWLKSLPTFLIAAVTFIVVVLLAWRGGRTYCNTICPVGTVLGLLSRYSLFRPEIDPQRCNACGLCSRACKASCIDGKAHRIDYSRCVTCLDCIETCTHGAIRYDFRFKKRQPQPVAAVGEKTSETDAARRGFLTGLGLLAGTAALRAQEKKVDGGLAVILDKQIPNRATPIVPPGAQGLRHMRTHCTGCQLCVAVCPTGVLRPSAGLETLMQPEMSYERGYCRPECGKCAEVCPTDAIRLTDLAEKSSVQIGHAVWISRNCVPLTDGVECGNCARHCPTGAITMVASDPEAENSPKIPAVNVERCIGCGACENLCPARPFSAIYVEGHEQHRTI from the coding sequence ATGTTGCGGAAAATAAGAATAACCCTTGCTCTCGTCTGTTTCGTGTTCGTCACATTGCTGTTTCTCGACTTCACGGGAACGTTTCATGCATGGTTCGGGTGGCTGGCGAAAATACAGTTTCTGCCGGCCGTGCTGGCGCTCAATGTCGGGGTCGTCGCCCTGCTGGCGGTGCTGACCCTGCTGTTCGGCCGTGTGTATTGTTCGGTGATCTGTCCGCTGGGTGTTTTCCAGGATGTCGTTTCATGGATCAGCGGACGCCGGAAACGGAAGAAATACCGTTTTTCCTACTCTCCGGCCAAATCCTGGCTGCGTTACGGGGTGCTGGCACTTTTCGTGTGTGCCGTGGCGGCGGGTGTCGGGTCGTTCGTGGCCCTGCTCGCGCCGTACAGCGCTTACGGGCGTATCGTGCAGAACCTGTTCGCCCCGCTGTACGGATGGGGCAACAATCTGCTGGCCTATCTCGCCGAACGAGCAGGTAGTTACGCCTTTTACACGACGGATGTATGGCTAAAGAGCCTGCCCACCTTTCTGATCGCGGCCGTCACGTTCATCGTGGTGGTCCTTTTGGCCTGGAGGGGGGGACGGACCTATTGCAATACGATTTGTCCGGTAGGTACGGTGTTGGGACTGCTTTCCCGTTATTCCTTGTTCCGTCCGGAGATTGACCCGCAGAGGTGTAATGCCTGTGGTTTGTGTTCCCGTGCGTGCAAGGCTTCCTGTATCGACGGCAAAGCCCATAGGATTGATTACAGCCGCTGCGTGACCTGCCTGGACTGCATTGAGACCTGTACTCACGGGGCTATCCGTTACGATTTCCGTTTCAAGAAGCGGCAACCGCAGCCAGTCGCCGCAGTCGGAGAGAAGACGTCGGAGACGGATGCCGCCCGCAGGGGATTCCTTACGGGTTTGGGATTGTTGGCCGGTACTGCAGCTCTCCGGGCTCAGGAGAAAAAAGTGGATGGCGGCCTGGCCGTTATCCTGGACAAACAGATTCCGAACCGTGCCACCCCGATCGTTCCGCCGGGTGCCCAGGGGCTCCGCCACATGCGAACCCATTGTACGGGCTGTCAGCTCTGCGTTGCGGTGTGCCCTACCGGTGTATTGAGACCGTCGGCCGGACTGGAGACCCTGATGCAGCCCGAAATGTCCTACGAACGCGGTTATTGCCGTCCGGAGTGCGGGAAATGTGCGGAGGTGTGTCCGACGGATGCGATCCGCCTCACCGACCTGGCTGAGAAATCGTCCGTTCAGATCGGGCATGCCGTCTGGATAAGTCGGAATTGCGTGCCGCTGACGGACGGTGTGGAGTGCGGAAATTGTGCCCGCCATTGTCCCACGGGAGCCATTACGATGGTCGCATCCGATCCCGAAGCGGAGAACTCCCCGAAAATACCGGCCGTGAACGTCGAACGCTGCATCGGTTGCGGTGCCTGCGAGAACCTTTGCCCGGCCCGGCCCTTCAGTGCCATCTATGTGGAGGGGCACGAACAACACCGAACGATCTAA
- a CDS encoding outer membrane beta-barrel protein: MKTMRYLIVKTALLSALFVLAFMPGKAQLIPDGYFNVDWQYNVPLGKSFADKSSGWGMNFEGGAFVTPAITVGGFISYHTNNKYIDRQTLDLGRNSSVNTDQQHSLFQLPFGVSGRYNFFKHSVFQPYAGLKIGPNFTRISTYYYVLKTYENTWGFYLSPELGVNIFPSPANRFGFHVAVYYSYASNHDNLWIYSIDDLNNFGFRIGVSF, translated from the coding sequence ATGAAAACAATGAGATATCTGATCGTTAAGACGGCATTGCTCTCCGCACTGTTCGTGCTCGCCTTTATGCCCGGGAAGGCCCAACTCATTCCCGACGGCTACTTCAACGTCGACTGGCAGTACAATGTACCGCTGGGTAAGAGTTTTGCCGACAAATCCTCCGGTTGGGGAATGAACTTCGAAGGGGGCGCCTTCGTCACACCTGCGATTACGGTCGGGGGATTCATTTCCTATCACACCAATAACAAGTACATCGACCGCCAGACGCTGGACCTGGGACGCAACTCTTCGGTCAACACCGACCAGCAACATTCGCTGTTCCAGCTGCCGTTCGGTGTTTCCGGACGCTACAATTTCTTTAAGCACAGCGTTTTTCAGCCTTATGCGGGCTTGAAGATAGGTCCCAATTTTACCCGGATTTCCACCTATTATTACGTTCTGAAGACGTACGAGAACACCTGGGGATTCTATCTGTCGCCGGAACTCGGCGTCAATATATTCCCCTCGCCGGCCAACCGGTTCGGGTTCCACGTGGCAGTCTATTACAGTTATGCATCCAATCATGACAACCTCTGGATCTATTCGATCGATGATCTGAACAACTTCGGTTTCCGGATCGGTGTTTCGTTCTGA
- a CDS encoding DUF5074 domain-containing protein, which translates to MKNFFCCALALAVFVSCGKDEGGNEEGTLVPKITGIAFSDGQSLANGINLDVDSDPVTITLSAEDADSYKWTLDGEEITSASGNSCRFSDTKWSGAYTLTVSLTNSRYATTADTSFTINVNGPYRGKLLAIGGEGGITVLNEDYSTFESDKRISGVSANQGAALYGNDLYVTVGGDNPLVIADPQTLKAKKVIEKGNSGDKETFPSCGTIYRTFKVDDRKAYIICAQSATIGGFQVVDLTERKVVRHVVVPKNIPELMCRLGDKVLGATSEGLYTVDPETDAVTPVSAAFGENRHVVGLTVGNEGEIYVAVGAEFSGMSAVAGSSGKIVRLNGTTFAVEKEYPLSGALLNAYTMGYTDGSGLRHLPGENALLFYGKDSFMYGAKTNVYLFDLNAERLTMISTGQSLGSAGTLDLSYDRKTVFGGFGSYSYAFYRFDLSTGTSAKLCNGNGYSAGSVIDLR; encoded by the coding sequence ATGAAGAATTTTTTCTGTTGTGCGTTGGCCTTGGCCGTGTTCGTATCCTGCGGCAAGGACGAGGGCGGGAATGAAGAGGGGACGCTCGTCCCGAAAATCACGGGCATCGCTTTTTCCGATGGGCAGAGCCTTGCGAATGGAATCAATCTCGATGTGGACAGCGATCCGGTGACGATCACCCTCAGCGCTGAAGATGCCGATTCTTACAAATGGACGCTGGACGGCGAGGAAATAACCTCGGCCAGCGGCAATTCCTGTCGGTTTTCCGATACGAAGTGGTCCGGTGCTTACACACTGACCGTGTCGCTGACCAACAGCCGGTACGCTACGACGGCCGACACTTCCTTTACGATCAATGTGAACGGTCCTTACAGGGGAAAACTGCTGGCGATCGGAGGCGAAGGAGGAATTACCGTCTTGAACGAGGATTATTCTACGTTCGAAAGCGACAAACGGATCAGTGGTGTTTCGGCCAATCAGGGGGCCGCATTGTATGGAAATGATCTGTACGTTACGGTGGGAGGAGATAACCCTCTGGTCATTGCCGATCCCCAGACTTTGAAGGCCAAAAAAGTGATTGAGAAGGGAAACAGCGGAGACAAAGAGACGTTTCCCTCCTGCGGAACTATTTACAGAACCTTTAAGGTGGACGACCGGAAAGCCTATATCATCTGTGCCCAGAGTGCAACCATCGGAGGCTTTCAGGTCGTGGACCTGACGGAAAGGAAAGTGGTCCGGCATGTGGTCGTTCCCAAAAACATTCCCGAGTTGATGTGTCGCCTGGGCGATAAGGTGTTGGGTGCAACCTCAGAAGGCTTGTACACCGTCGATCCGGAGACCGATGCGGTGACACCTGTTTCTGCTGCTTTCGGGGAGAACCGTCATGTGGTGGGTCTCACTGTCGGAAACGAGGGCGAGATCTATGTGGCGGTAGGAGCCGAGTTCAGCGGCATGAGTGCCGTGGCCGGTTCTTCCGGCAAGATCGTTCGTCTGAACGGGACGACTTTTGCCGTGGAAAAAGAGTATCCGTTGTCGGGTGCGCTGCTGAATGCTTATACGATGGGGTACACCGACGGCTCGGGGCTGCGTCATCTGCCCGGTGAAAATGCGTTGCTGTTCTATGGTAAGGACTCATTTATGTATGGAGCCAAAACCAATGTCTATCTGTTCGATTTGAATGCGGAAAGGTTGACGATGATCAGTACCGGTCAGTCTCTCGGTTCTGCCGGTACGCTCGATTTGAGTTATGACCGCAAAACCGTTTTTGGCGGATTCGGCTCTTATTCGTATGCTTTCTATCGTTTCGATTTGAGCACCGGAACTTCGGCGAAATTGTGTAATGGAAACGGTTACAGCGCCGGTTCGGTGATCGATCTGCGGTAG
- a CDS encoding DUF4136 domain-containing protein has product MKRFIYLFIAAFAITSCQKDPDMDDLDNDFLVYTSYDAKADFASFTNYVLPDSILLIGSGNKAEYWKGEDAQEIIDAFVAGMDGRGYTRVTEKDQADLGIQLSYVKQVTYYVGYDSPYWWYYYPYYWAPGYWGNWYGWYYPYAVYYGYTSGSMLAEAVDLKAEQGAGHKLPVVWNAFLGGLLSSSGRYNLDRTLQAVDQAFVQSPYLKK; this is encoded by the coding sequence ATGAAAAGATTCATTTACCTGTTCATTGCAGCGTTTGCAATCACCTCGTGTCAGAAAGACCCGGACATGGATGACCTGGACAATGATTTCCTCGTCTACACCAGCTACGATGCCAAGGCGGACTTCGCATCCTTTACCAACTATGTGCTGCCCGACAGCATCCTGCTGATCGGCAGCGGCAACAAAGCCGAATACTGGAAAGGCGAGGATGCTCAGGAGATCATCGACGCCTTCGTTGCCGGCATGGACGGACGCGGCTATACGCGCGTCACGGAAAAAGACCAGGCCGATCTGGGTATCCAGCTTAGCTATGTCAAACAAGTGACCTATTACGTCGGGTACGACTCTCCCTACTGGTGGTATTATTACCCCTATTACTGGGCTCCGGGTTACTGGGGTAACTGGTATGGCTGGTATTATCCCTATGCCGTCTATTACGGTTACACTTCCGGTTCGATGCTGGCTGAAGCCGTCGATCTGAAAGCGGAGCAGGGGGCCGGTCACAAGCTGCCTGTGGTGTGGAACGCTTTCCTCGGCGGACTGCTCAGCTCCTCGGGCCGCTATAATCTGGACCGGACTTTGCAGGCTGTCGATCAGGCGTTTGTGCAATCTCCCTACCTGAAGAAATAA
- a CDS encoding aldo/keto reductase, which yields METKGKKIDRREFLRRIGAGAAVTSAAVLAGCGGKNTPVLGGQPVQGEVPTDRMTYRTNPKTGERVSLLGYGCMRWPTLGGEDGADELDQETINRLVDYAIGHGVNYFDTSPAYCKGRSERATGIALSRYPREKYFIATKLSNFAPSTWSREASMAMYRNSMKELQVNYLDYYLLHGIGMGGDGMGAFRSRYEENGMLDFLLAEREAGRIRNLGFSYHGDIRVFDYLLSQHDRYKWDFVQIQLNYVDWKHAKEVNARNTDAEYLYGELAKRGIPAVIMEPLLGGRLSNVHDHIAAKLRQRRPEASVASWAFRFAGSFPGVLTVLSGMTYMEHLQDNLRTYSPLEELTDDDKAFLEETAQALLRYPTIPCNDCKYCMPCPYGLDIPGILLHFNKCINEGNMPSSSQDANYRRARRIFLVGYDRSVPRLRQADHCIGCGQCNPHCPQGIDIPRQMQRIDRFVEDLKQGRVF from the coding sequence ATGGAAACGAAAGGCAAAAAGATAGATCGCCGTGAATTTCTCCGCCGGATCGGAGCAGGAGCCGCGGTCACCTCGGCGGCGGTGCTGGCCGGCTGCGGAGGGAAAAACACGCCCGTATTGGGTGGCCAGCCGGTACAGGGCGAGGTCCCGACCGACCGGATGACTTACCGGACCAATCCGAAAACCGGGGAACGGGTGTCGCTTTTAGGGTACGGCTGCATGCGCTGGCCGACGCTCGGCGGAGAGGACGGTGCGGACGAACTCGACCAGGAGACGATCAACCGGTTGGTGGACTATGCCATCGGACACGGGGTGAACTATTTCGACACGTCGCCGGCCTATTGCAAGGGACGATCCGAAAGGGCTACGGGTATCGCTCTGAGCCGTTATCCGCGTGAAAAATATTTCATCGCCACTAAACTGTCGAATTTCGCTCCGAGCACCTGGAGCCGGGAAGCGTCGATGGCCATGTACCGCAACTCCATGAAAGAGCTTCAGGTGAACTATCTGGACTATTATCTGCTTCACGGAATCGGTATGGGAGGCGACGGAATGGGGGCGTTCCGATCCCGTTACGAGGAGAACGGAATGCTCGATTTTCTGCTGGCGGAACGTGAGGCCGGGCGTATCCGCAACCTCGGTTTCTCCTATCACGGGGATATCCGCGTGTTCGATTACCTGCTGTCGCAGCACGACCGGTATAAATGGGACTTCGTGCAGATCCAGCTCAACTACGTGGACTGGAAACATGCCAAGGAGGTCAACGCACGCAATACGGATGCCGAATATCTTTACGGGGAGTTGGCGAAACGGGGTATTCCGGCCGTCATCATGGAGCCGCTTCTGGGCGGACGGCTTTCGAACGTGCACGACCATATCGCGGCCAAACTTCGTCAGCGCCGGCCCGAGGCGAGCGTCGCTTCGTGGGCTTTCCGGTTCGCCGGTTCGTTTCCGGGAGTGCTGACGGTGCTGAGCGGTATGACCTATATGGAACATTTGCAGGACAATCTGCGCACCTATTCGCCGCTCGAGGAGCTGACCGACGACGACAAGGCTTTTCTCGAAGAGACGGCTCAGGCTCTGCTGCGTTATCCGACTATTCCTTGCAACGACTGCAAATACTGTATGCCCTGTCCCTACGGGCTGGACATTCCGGGAATCCTACTTCACTTCAACAAGTGTATCAACGAGGGGAATATGCCTTCCTCGTCGCAGGATGCCAACTACCGGCGGGCCCGCCGGATATTCCTAGTGGGGTACGACCGTTCGGTGCCCCGTCTGCGGCAGGCCGACCACTGTATCGGTTGCGGGCAATGCAATCCGCACTGTCCGCAGGGAATCGACATTCCCCGGCAGATGCAGCGCATCGACCGGTTCGTGGAAGACCTCAAACAGGGGCGGGTATTTTAA